One part of the Arabidopsis thaliana chromosome 1 sequence genome encodes these proteins:
- a CDS encoding GDSL-like Lipase/Acylhydrolase superfamily protein (GDSL-like Lipase/Acylhydrolase superfamily protein; FUNCTIONS IN: hydrolase activity, acting on ester bonds, lipase activity, carboxylesterase activity; INVOLVED IN: lipid metabolic process; LOCATED IN: endomembrane system; CONTAINS InterPro DOMAIN/s: Lipase, GDSL, active site (InterPro:IPR008265), Lipase, GDSL (InterPro:IPR001087); BEST Arabidopsis thaliana protein match is: GDSL-like Lipase/Acylhydrolase superfamily protein (TAIR:AT1G59406.1); Has 2987 Blast hits to 2948 proteins in 103 species: Archae - 0; Bacteria - 82; Metazoa - 0; Fungi - 0; Plants - 2903; Viruses - 0; Other Eukaryotes - 2 (source: NCBI BLink).), translating to MKIQILLFALVLIFVEANAATQGKNTTIPALIVFGDSIMDTGNNNNLPTLLKCNFPPYGKDYPGGFATGRFSDGRVPSDLIAEKLGLAKTLPAYMNPYLKPEDLLKGVTFASGGTGYDPLTAKIMSVISVWDQLINFKEYISKIKRHFGEEKAKDILEHSFFLVVSSSNDLAHTYLAQTHRYDRTSYANFLADSAVHFVRELHKLGARKIGVFSAVPVGCVPLQRTVFGGFFTRGCNQPLNNMAKQFNARLSPALDSLDKELDGVILYINVYDTLFDMIQHPKKYGFEVADRGCCGKGLLAISYLCNSLNPFTCSNSSAYIFWDSYHPSERAYQVIVDNLLDKYLSKVY from the exons ATGAAGATTCAAATATTATTGTTCGCTTTGGTTTTAATCTTCGTGGAAGCTAATGCAGCGACGCAaggaaaaaacacaacaatcCCAGCACTAATAGTTTTTGGAGATTCAATAATGGATACAGGAAATAACAATAATCTTCCCACTCTTCTAAAGTGTAACTTTCCTCCATATGGAAAAGATTATCCTGGAGGCTTCGCTACTGGAAGATTTTCTGATGGAAGAGTTCCTTCTGATCTTATTG cGGAAAAGTTGGGATTGGCTAAGACATTACCAGCATATATGAATCCGTATTTGAAGCCAGAGGATCTTCTTAAAGGTGTAACATTTGCATCTGGAGGAACTGGTTATGATCCATTGACAGCAAAAATTATG tCAGTAATATCGGTGTGGGATCAACTCATAAATTtcaaagaatatatatcaaagatcAAGAGGCATTTCGGAGAAGAAAAAGCCAAAGATATCTTGGAACatagtttctttcttgtggTGTCTAGTAGCAATGACCTTGCTCACACTTATTTAGCTCAAACTCATCGATATGATCGTACCTCTTATGCCAATTTCTTGGCTGACTCTGCTGTCCATTTCGTGAGA GAATTACATAAGCTTGGAGCTCGGAAAATAGGAGTGTTTAGTGCAGTCCCCGTCGGTTGTGTTCCACTCCAAAGAACAGTTTTTGGAGGTTTTTTTACAAGAGGATGTAATCAACCTCTAAACAACATGGCAAAACAATTTAACGCAAGACTTTCTCCAGCTTTAGATTCTTTAGATAAAGAGCTAGATGGTGTTATCCTTTACATTAATGTTTATGATACTCTTTTCGACATGATCCAACACCCTAAAAAATACG GTTTTGAGGTAGCTGATAGAGGATGTTGCGGTAAAGGATTGCTTGCGATATCCTATTTGTGTAACTCATTGAACCCATTTACGTGTTCTAATTCTTCAGCATACATATTTTGGGATAGCTATCATCCATCTGAAAGAGCTTATCAAGTTATCGTCGACAATTTACTCGACAAATATTTGAGCAAAGTCTATTGA
- a CDS encoding B-block-binding subunit of TFIIIC protein (BEST Arabidopsis thaliana protein match is: B-block binding subunit of TFIIIC (TAIR:AT1G59453.1); Has 63 Blast hits to 58 proteins in 18 species: Archae - 0; Bacteria - 0; Metazoa - 6; Fungi - 0; Plants - 55; Viruses - 0; Other Eukaryotes - 2 (source: NCBI BLink).): MMRNDKVRKAVMRLCNLLSERYAKHLKTESDSVEHRKDEGKWDDFNEKSISQAFNNVLELKKMGKLMPSQRTRPEIHTEDIQTVSIDQVKDTSRLHQIFKHVDEKDNGCIQVQESLVVSTAVELLKLVFLSMPTAPSMPNLLEDTLRRYSEGDLFTAYSYLRDKKFLVGGSDGQPFVLSQNFLHSISKSPFPVNTGKRAAKFSSWLVEHERELMDEGVTLTSDLQCGDVLNFFSLVASGELSLSVSLPEEGVGEPEHRRGLKRRAEDVEESELDSAKKFKLLGEGEINVRKEKGFPGLAVSVHRVTIPIANAIELFKDDDSWSGELHFMSGETNNGCGSDDMKELLDSKDATVIPGSLVDSPWQAMASVASCIMSGSAEEQQSLISPEVFEAVSNALHKAGDQGLSIEEVHFLINIPSQETCDCIVEVLQTFGVALKVNGYDNFRLVHSLYRSKYFLTLADGGTTQNGQQSQPANYVEKALEEHRSNDVVTSDYSTSKDKQVHVSENSVHKVTILNIPEMAETSGLQEESTKAPSVTFGTSIEGETKESTSVKSQPIFPWINADGSVNKVVFDGLVRRVLGTVMQNPGIPEEEIINQMDVLNPQSCRKLLELMTLDGYMKVREMVQTKFSGPPSLLTGLLFTGHRKTELISRKHFFANSKGLFAL, translated from the exons ATGATGAGGAATGATAAAGTTCGTAAGGCGGTCATGAGGCTTTGCAATCTACTCAGTGAGCGTTATGCAAAACATCTAAAGACGGAATCAGATTCTGTTGAGCATCGTAAAGATGAAGGAAAATGGGATGACTTCAATGAAAAGAGTATAAGCCAAGCCTTTAATAATGTTCTTGAGCTCAAGAAGATGGGTAAACTGATGCCCTCTCAACGGACGAGACCTGAAATTCACACAGAGGACATTCAAACTGTTTCTATTGATCAAGTTAAAGATACATCGCGTCTTCATCAGATTTTTAAGCATGTAGATGAAAAGGACAATGGTTGTATACAAGTGCAGGAATCTCTGGTAGTGTCTACCGCTGTTGAACTGTTAAAGCTTGTGTTTCTAAGCATGCCTACTGCACCTAGTATGCCAAATTTACTGGAAGATACCTTACGACGATATTCCGAGGGTGACCTCTTCACCGCCTATAGCTACCTCCGAGACAAAAAGTTCTTGGTTGGTGGAAGTGATGGACAACCATTTGTGTTATCTCAGAATTTCTTGCATAGTATTTCAAAGTCACCATTCCCGGTTAATACTGGGAAAAGAGCTGCCAAGTTCTCAAGTTGGCTTGTCGAACACGAAAGAGAACTTATGGATGAGGGAGTCACTCTTACTTCAGATTTGCAATGTGGTgatgttttgaatttcttttcattGGTTGCTTCTGGTGAACTCTCTTTATCTGTATCTTTGCCTGAAGAAGGTGTTGGGGAGCCTGAACATCGAAGAGGTTTAAAACGTAGAGCTGAGGATGTAGAAGAATCTGAACTTGATAGTGCTAAGAAATTTAAGTTACTAGGTGAAGGTGAAATCAACGTCCGAAAGGAAAAGGGTTTCCCTGGTTTAGCAGTATCTGTTCATCGTGTAACTATACCAATAGCTAACGCAATAGAGTTGTTTAAGGATGATGACTCTTGGTCCGGTGAACTTCATTTCATGTCGGGAGAAACAAATAATGGCTGTGGTTCTGATGATATGAAAGAACTTTTGGACTCTAAGGATGCTACTGTGATACCAGGTAGTTTAGTTGATTCTCCTTGGCAAGCAATGGCTAGTGTTGCTAGTTGTATTATGTCCGGTTCTGCAGAGGAGCAACAGAGTTTAATCAGTCCCGAGGTTTTCGAAGCGGTTTCCAATGCCCTTCACAAGGCTGGTGACCAAGGTCTAAGCATTGAAGAAGTCCACTTTCTTATTAATATTCCAA GCCAAGAAACTTGTGACTGCATTGTAGAAGTACTTCAAACATTTGGAGTAGCTTTGAAG GTAAATGGCTATGATAATTTCCGTCTTGTCCATTCGCTCTACCGATCAAAGTACTTCTTGACATTGGCGGATGGTGGAACTACCCAAAATGGTCAACAGTCTCAACCAGCGAACTACGTAGAAAAAGCTTTGGAGGAACATAGGTCAAACGATGTTGTCACCAGCGACTACAGTACTTCAAAAGACAAGCAAGTTCATGTTTCTGAGAACAGCGTTCACAAGGTCACGATTCTTAACATTCCTGAAATGGCTGAAACAAGCGGTTTGCAAGAGGAATCTACCAAAGCTCCATCTGTTACTTTTGGAACGAGCATCGAAGGCGAAACGAAGGAATCAACTTCTGTGAAGTCACAACCTATATTTCCATGGATAAACGCAGATGGATCAGTAAATAAAGTTGTATTCGATGGACTAGTTCGTCGCGTTCTTGGTACCGTGATGCAAAATCCCGGTATACCAGAG GAGgaaatcataaaccaaatggACGTACTAAATCCTCAG AGCTGTAGAAAGCTTCTGGAGTTGATGACACTAGATGGGTACATGAAAGTAAGGGAAATGGTGCAAACCAAATTTAGCGGTCCTCCGTCTTTGTTAACCGGTCTTCTCTTTACCGGTCATAGAAAAACGGAACTTATCAGCCGGAAACACTTCTTTGCCAACTCCAAGGGACTCTTTGCATTGTAA
- a CDS encoding Disease resistance protein (CC-NBS-LRR class) family (Disease resistance protein (CC-NBS-LRR class) family; FUNCTIONS IN: ATP binding; INVOLVED IN: apoptosis, defense response; LOCATED IN: cellular_component unknown; EXPRESSED IN: cultured cell; CONTAINS InterPro DOMAIN/s: NB-ARC (InterPro:IPR002182), Disease resistance protein (InterPro:IPR000767); BEST Arabidopsis thaliana protein match is: Disease resistance protein (CC-NBS-LRR class) family (TAIR:AT1G59124.1); Has 30201 Blast hits to 17322 proteins in 780 species: Archae - 12; Bacteria - 1396; Metazoa - 17338; Fungi - 3422; Plants - 5037; Viruses - 0; Other Eukaryotes - 2996 (source: NCBI BLink).): MAGELISFGIQNLWNLLSQECELFQGVEDQVTELKRDLNMLSSFLKDANAKKHTSAVVKNCVEEIKEIIYDGEDTIETFVLEQNLGKTSGIKKSIRRLACIIPDRRRYALGIGGLSNRISKVIRDMQSFGVQQAIVDGGYKQPQGDKQREMRQKFSKDDDSDFVGLEANVKKLVGYLVDEANVQVVSITGMGGLGKTTLAKQVFNHEDVKHQFDGLSWVCVSQDFTRMNVWQKILRDLKPKEEEKKIMEMTQDTLQGELIRLLETSKSLIVLDDIWEKEDWELIKPIFPPTKGWKVLLTSRNESVAMRRNTSYINFKPECLTTEDSWTLFQRIALPMKDAAEFKIDEEKEELGKLMIKHCGGLPLAIRVLGGMLAEKYTSHDWRRLSENIGSHLVGGRTNFNDDNNNTCNNVLSLSFEELPSYLKHCFLYLAHFPEDYEIKVENLSYYWAAEGIFQPRHYDGETIRDVGDVYIEELVRRNMVISERDVKTSRFETCHLHDMMREVCLLKAKEENFLQITSSRPSTANLQSTVTSRRFVYQYPTTLHVEKDINNPKLRALVVVTLGSWNLAGSSFTRLELLRVLDLIEVKIKGGKLASCIGKLIHLRYLSLEYAEVTHIPYSLGNLKLLIYLNLASFGRSTFVPNVLMGMQELRYLALPSDMGRKTKLELSNLVKLETLENFSTENSSLEDLCGMVRLSTLNIKLIEETSLETLAASIGGLKYLEKLEIYDHGSEMRTKEAGIVFDFVHLKRLWLKLYMPRLSTEQHFPSHLTTLYLESCRLEEDPMPILEKLLQLKELELGFESFSGKKMVCSSGGFPQLQRLSLLKLEEWEDWKVEESSMPLLRTLDIQIHCRL, encoded by the exons ATGGCTGGGGAACTTATTTCGTTTGGTATACAAAACCTGTGGAACCTACTGAGTCAAGAATGCGAGCTATTTCAGGGAGTCGAAGATCAAGTAACTGAACTAAAAAGGGATCTAAACATGTTAAGCTCTTTTCTGAAAGATGCAAATGCAAAGAAACATACAAGTGCGGTGGTGAAAAACTGTGTTGAAGAGATCAAGGAAATTATCTATGATGGAGAGGATACAATCGAAACATTTGTTCTTGAGCAAAACCTGGGAAAAACAAGTGGTATCAAGAAGAGTATCAGAAGACTTGCTTGCATTATTCCAGATCGGAGGAGATATGCATTAGGTATCGGAGGCTTAAGTAATAGGATCTCCAAGGTGATCCGAGATATGCAGAGTTTTGGAGTGCAACAAGCTATCGTTGATGGTGGGTATAAGCAACCTCAAGGTGATAAACAAAGGGAGATGCGACAAAAATTTTCTAAGGACGACGACAGCGATTTTGTGGGGTTGGAGGCAAATGTTAAGAAATTGGTTGGATATTTGGTGGACGAAGCAAACGTTCAAGTGGTTTCCATAACCGGTATGGGTGGTCTAGGTAAAACCACACTTGCTAAACAGGTTTTTAACCATGAGGATGTTAAACATCAGTTTGATGGGCTCTCATGGGTGTGTGTTTCACAAGATTTTACCCGAATGAATGTATGGCAAAAGATCTTGAGGGACCTCAAAcccaaagaggaagaaaagaaaatcatggaGATGACACAAGATACACTCCAAGGTGAACTAATTCGATTGTTGGAAACGTCTAAGTCATTAATTGTCCTCGATGACATATGGGAAAAAGAAGATTGGGAACTAATCAAGCCAATATTTCCACCGACCAAAG GTTGGAAAGTGTTGCTTACTTCTCGAAATGAGAGTGTCGCCATGCGTAGAAATACATCATATATCAACTTTAAACCAGAATGCCTAACCACTGAAGACAGTTGGACACTTTTTCAGAGGATAGCACTTCCTATGAAAGATGCAGCTG AATTTAAGATTGATGAGGAAAAGGAAGAGTTGGGTAAGCTAATGATCAAACACTGTGGAGGGTTACCATTGGCCATCAGAGTGTTAGGAGGTATGTTAGCTGAAAAATACACATCGCATGATTGGAGAAGATTATCTGAGAATATTGGATCTCATCTCGTGGGAGGAAGAACTAACTTTAATGACGACAACAACAATACATGTAACAATGTATTGTCTCTAAGCTTTGAAGAATTGCCAAGTTATTTGAAGCATTGTTTCCTCTACTTGGCCCATTTTCCAGAAGATTATGAGATAAAGGTAGAGAACTTGTCATATTACTGGGCTGCAGAAGGAATATTCCAACCTAGGCATTACGATGGAGAGACCATTCGAGATGTTGGAGATGTCTACATAGAGGAGCTGGTGAGGAGGAATATGGTCATTTCCGAAAGAGATGTAAAGACTTCGAGATTTGAAACTTGTCATTTGCATGACATGATGAGAgaagtttgtttgttaaaagctaaagaagaaaacttccTACAAATTACCAGTAGCCGCCCTTCAACTGCAAACTTGCAGTCTACTGTCACATCTCGCAGGTTTGTCTACCAATATCCTACTACTTTACATGTTGAGAAAGATATAAACAATCCAAAACTTCGAGCTCTCGTGGTTGTTACCTTGGGAAGTTGGAACCTGGCAGGTTCAAGCTTTACAAGGTTAGAACTTCTGAGGGTGTTAGATCTTATTGAAGTGAAGATTAAAGGAGGGAAGTTAGCTTCTTGCATTGGAAAGCTCATCCACTTAAGATACTTGAGCTTAGAGTATGCAGAGGTAACTCATATACCTTACTCACTAGGAAATCTGAAGTTGTTGATCTATCTGAATTTAGCTTCATTCGGAAGATCTACATTTGTGCCCAATGTCTTGATGGGGATGCAAGAACTGAGATACCTTGCGTTACCATCTGATATGGGGAGGAAGACAAAACTAGAATTGAGTAATCTAGTAAAATTGGAGACTTTAGAGAATTTCTCAACAGAGAATAGCAGCTTGGAGGATCTTTGTGGTATGGTCAGGCTGAGCACGCTCAACATCAAATTAATTGAGGAGACGAGTCTAGAAACTCTAGCTGCATCTATAGGTGGATTGAAATACCTggaaaaacttgaaatataTGATCACGGTTCTGAGATGAGGACGAAGGAAGCGGGAATCGTATTTGATTTCGTTCATCTCAAAAGGCTATGGTTGAAACTGTATATGCCTAGGCTTTCTACAGAACAACACTTCCCTTCTCACCTTACAACCTTATATCTAGAAAGTTGTCGGTTGGAAGAGGATCCCATGCCGATTCTAGAGAAGTTGCTACAGTTGAAAGAGcttgaattagggtttgaatCTTTCAGTGGAAAGAAAATGGTTTGCTCGAGCGGTGGGTTTCCTCAATTGCAAAGGCTTTCATTACTGAAACTAGAGGAATGGGAAGATTGGAAAGTAGAAGAAAGCTCCATGCCACTTCTTCGTACTCTCGATATTCAG ATCCATTGCCGACTCTAG
- a CDS encoding Disease resistance protein (CC-NBS-LRR class) family (Disease resistance protein (CC-NBS-LRR class) family; FUNCTIONS IN: ATP binding; INVOLVED IN: defense response, apoptosis; LOCATED IN: cellular_component unknown; EXPRESSED IN: cultured cell; CONTAINS InterPro DOMAIN/s: NB-ARC (InterPro:IPR002182), Disease resistance protein (InterPro:IPR000767); BEST Arabidopsis thaliana protein match is: Disease resistance protein (CC-NBS-LRR class) family (TAIR:AT1G59218.2); Has 16558 Blast hits to 15019 proteins in 550 species: Archae - 4; Bacteria - 833; Metazoa - 644; Fungi - 107; Plants - 14810; Viruses - 0; Other Eukaryotes - 160 (source: NCBI BLink).), with protein sequence MAGELISFGIQNLWNLLSQECELFQGVEDQVTELKRDLNMLSSFLKDANAKKHTSAVVKNCVEEIKEIIYDGEDTIETFVLEQNLGKTSGIKKSIRRLACIIPDRRRYALGIGGLSNRISKVIRDMQSFGVQQAIVDGGYKQPQGDKQREMRQKFSKDDDSDFVGLEANVKKLVGYLVDEANVQVVSITGMGGLGKTTLAKQVFNHEDVKHQFDGLSWVCVSQDFTRMNVWQKILRDLKPKEEEKKIMEMTQDTLQGELIRLLETSKSLIVLDDIWEKEDWELIKPIFPPTKGWKVLLTSRNESVAMRRNTSYINFKPECLTTEDSWTLFQRIALPMKDAAEFKIDEEKEELGKLMIKHCGGLPLAIRVLGGMLAEKYTSHDWRRLSENIGSHLVGGRTNFNDDNNNTCNNVLSLSFEELPSYLKHCFLYLAHFPEDYEIKVENLSYYWAAEGIFQPRHYDGETIRDVGDVYIEELVRRNMVISERDVKTSRFETCHLHDMMREVCLLKAKEENFLQITSSRPSTANLQSTVTSRRFVYQYPTTLHVEKDINNPKLRALVVVTLGSWNLAGSSFTRLELLRVLDLIEVKIKGGKLASCIGKLIHLRYLSLEYAEVTHIPYSLGNLKLLIYLNLASFGRSTFVPNVLMGMQELRYLALPSDMGRKTKLELSNLVKLETLENFSTENSSLEDLCGMVRLSTLNIKLIEETSLETLAASIGGLKYLEKLEIYDHGSEMRTKEAGIVFDFVHLKRLWLKLYMPRLSTEQHFPSHLTTLYLESCRLEEDPMPILEKLLQLKELELGFESFSGKKMVCSSGGFPQLQRLSLLKLEEWEDWKVEESSMPLLRTLDIQVCRKLKQLPDEHLPSHLTSISLFFCCLEKDPLPTLGRLVYLKELQLGFRTFSGRIMVCSGGGFPQLQKLSIYRLEEWEEWIVEQGSMPFLHTLYIDDCPKLKKLPDGLQFIYSLKNLKISERWKERLSEGGEEYYKVQHIPSVEFYHRVLHIFRSVGGDITGRLLMR encoded by the exons ATGGCTGGGGAACTTATTTCGTTTGGTATACAAAACCTGTGGAACCTACTGAGTCAAGAATGCGAGCTATTTCAGGGAGTCGAAGATCAAGTAACTGAACTAAAAAGGGATCTAAACATGTTAAGCTCTTTTCTGAAAGATGCAAATGCAAAGAAACATACAAGTGCGGTGGTGAAAAACTGTGTTGAAGAGATCAAGGAAATTATCTATGATGGAGAGGATACAATCGAAACATTTGTTCTTGAGCAAAACCTGGGAAAAACAAGTGGTATCAAGAAGAGTATCAGAAGACTTGCTTGCATTATTCCAGATCGGAGGAGATATGCATTAGGTATCGGAGGCTTAAGTAATAGGATCTCCAAGGTGATCCGAGATATGCAGAGTTTTGGAGTGCAACAAGCTATCGTTGATGGTGGGTATAAGCAACCTCAAGGTGATAAACAAAGGGAGATGCGACAAAAATTTTCTAAGGACGACGACAGCGATTTTGTGGGGTTGGAGGCAAATGTTAAGAAATTGGTTGGATATTTGGTGGACGAAGCAAACGTTCAAGTGGTTTCCATAACCGGTATGGGTGGTCTAGGTAAAACCACACTTGCTAAACAGGTTTTTAACCATGAGGATGTTAAACATCAGTTTGATGGGCTCTCATGGGTGTGTGTTTCACAAGATTTTACCCGAATGAATGTATGGCAAAAGATCTTGAGGGACCTCAAAcccaaagaggaagaaaagaaaatcatggaGATGACACAAGATACACTCCAAGGTGAACTAATTCGATTGTTGGAAACGTCTAAGTCATTAATTGTCCTCGATGACATATGGGAAAAAGAAGATTGGGAACTAATCAAGCCAATATTTCCACCGACCAAAG GTTGGAAAGTGTTGCTTACTTCTCGAAATGAGAGTGTCGCCATGCGTAGAAATACATCATATATCAACTTTAAACCAGAATGCCTAACCACTGAAGACAGTTGGACACTTTTTCAGAGGATAGCACTTCCTATGAAAGATGCAGCTG AATTTAAGATTGATGAGGAAAAGGAAGAGTTGGGTAAGCTAATGATCAAACACTGTGGAGGGTTACCATTGGCCATCAGAGTGTTAGGAGGTATGTTAGCTGAAAAATACACATCGCATGATTGGAGAAGATTATCTGAGAATATTGGATCTCATCTCGTGGGAGGAAGAACTAACTTTAATGACGACAACAACAATACATGTAACAATGTATTGTCTCTAAGCTTTGAAGAATTGCCAAGTTATTTGAAGCATTGTTTCCTCTACTTGGCCCATTTTCCAGAAGATTATGAGATAAAGGTAGAGAACTTGTCATATTACTGGGCTGCAGAAGGAATATTCCAACCTAGGCATTACGATGGAGAGACCATTCGAGATGTTGGAGATGTCTACATAGAGGAGCTGGTGAGGAGGAATATGGTCATTTCCGAAAGAGATGTAAAGACTTCGAGATTTGAAACTTGTCATTTGCATGACATGATGAGAgaagtttgtttgttaaaagctaaagaagaaaacttccTACAAATTACCAGTAGCCGCCCTTCAACTGCAAACTTGCAGTCTACTGTCACATCTCGCAGGTTTGTCTACCAATATCCTACTACTTTACATGTTGAGAAAGATATAAACAATCCAAAACTTCGAGCTCTCGTGGTTGTTACCTTGGGAAGTTGGAACCTGGCAGGTTCAAGCTTTACAAGGTTAGAACTTCTGAGGGTGTTAGATCTTATTGAAGTGAAGATTAAAGGAGGGAAGTTAGCTTCTTGCATTGGAAAGCTCATCCACTTAAGATACTTGAGCTTAGAGTATGCAGAGGTAACTCATATACCTTACTCACTAGGAAATCTGAAGTTGTTGATCTATCTGAATTTAGCTTCATTCGGAAGATCTACATTTGTGCCCAATGTCTTGATGGGGATGCAAGAACTGAGATACCTTGCGTTACCATCTGATATGGGGAGGAAGACAAAACTAGAATTGAGTAATCTAGTAAAATTGGAGACTTTAGAGAATTTCTCAACAGAGAATAGCAGCTTGGAGGATCTTTGTGGTATGGTCAGGCTGAGCACGCTCAACATCAAATTAATTGAGGAGACGAGTCTAGAAACTCTAGCTGCATCTATAGGTGGATTGAAATACCTggaaaaacttgaaatataTGATCACGGTTCTGAGATGAGGACGAAGGAAGCGGGAATCGTATTTGATTTCGTTCATCTCAAAAGGCTATGGTTGAAACTGTATATGCCTAGGCTTTCTACAGAACAACACTTCCCTTCTCACCTTACAACCTTATATCTAGAAAGTTGTCGGTTGGAAGAGGATCCCATGCCGATTCTAGAGAAGTTGCTACAGTTGAAAGAGcttgaattagggtttgaatCTTTCAGTGGAAAGAAAATGGTTTGCTCGAGCGGTGGGTTTCCTCAATTGCAAAGGCTTTCATTACTGAAACTAGAGGAATGGGAAGATTGGAAAGTAGAAGAAAGCTCCATGCCACTTCTTCGTACTCTCGATATTCAGGTATGTCGAAAATTAAAGCAGCTTCCTGATGAACACCTTCCTTCTCACCTTACATccatatctctatttttttgttgtttggagaAAGATCCATTGCCGACTCTAGGGAGATTGGTTTACTTGAAAGAGCttcaattagggtttagaacTTTCAGTGGGAGGATAATGGTTTGCTCGGGCGGTGGGTTTCCTCAATTGCAGAAGCTTTCAATATATCGGCTAGAGGAATGGGAAGAGTGGATAGTAGAACAAGGCTCTATGCCCTTTCTTCATACTCTCTATATCGATGATTGTCCAAAGTTAAAGAAGCTTCCGGATGGGCTGCAATTTATCTATTCATTAAAGAATTTGAAGATATCAGAAAGATGGAAGGAGAGATTGTcggaaggaggagaagaataTTACAAAGTCCAACACATTCCTTCTGTTGAATTCTACCATAGGGTGTTGCATATCTTTAGGAGCGTCGGAGGTGATATAACTGGGAGACTCTTGATGAGATGA